From the bacterium genome, the window ATCATCCAGCGGGATGATTTGTGCGAATAAAAGTGTAATAATCAATATTCTAAACCTCCAAGCGTAACTTTAACTTTGACGCAACAAAAGTCAACCCGTAACACTACCCGTAACACTACCCGCAACACCGCCCGCAACAACCCTCTCCCTGGAGCTTGAAGGAACCTCAATTCGGTATTACCTACCCTCAGGCGAGCGTGGTACCCTTACCGTATACGACCCATCGGGCCGTAGTATCGAGAGCTACCGAGTCCAGGGCGAAGGCAAAGTGGCGATGAGGGCAAACCTCCCATCGGGCGTGTATTTTATTAAGCTTGAGGCGGGGAAGGCAAGCGTCACTAAGAAGGTGGTGGTTTTGCGTTAATAACCCCCTCCTAGCGCTTCCTTGAAGCGCAATCCTCCCCACGAGGGGGGAGGGGTAAGAATAGGAAATCCCCCCTACCCCCCTTAATAAGGGGGGCTCCCTCACCCGGCTGAAGC encodes:
- a CDS encoding T9SS type A sorting domain-containing protein; the protein is MELEGTSIRYYLPSGERGTLTVYDPSGRSIESYRVQGEGKVAMRANLPSGVYFIKLEAGKASVTKKVVVLR